Within the Photobacterium swingsii genome, the region AGTTGGGCTCTCGATTCCCTTCCCCCAACAAGACGTACACTTACATGTCGCGGATGCTGAAGCTGCGAGCCTAGCGAAAGTAAAACGCGACTAAGATTGCGCCATCTAAGATGATGAACATTGTAAAATTGACTCAGTGCTAACAAAACAGATAAAAAGCCATGCCATAGTGTTTTCATCTGTTAGACATTATAAATAAGTGGTTTTAAAGCAATATTACTGATTGTTGTGTTGAAAATTATTAGTCATTAATTGCTATCTCATCAAGCAATTATTCAACATTTAACGTTATAATGATGTCCATTCTCATTGTGAGAAACTTTATTATCTAATGGCTAGCCATTACTTATTGGGGAAACCTATTATGAAAAAGCGTTTTTTAGCAGCCCTTGCTCTTCCTGTAATTTTAGCGGCATGTGCAAGCAACAACACAGCTCAAGTCGCATCAGAACAAGCACTGATCAATAACAACTGGGTATTAACTCAAGTTGATAGCAAAACGCTTGAACTGCCAGAGCCAATGAAAGCCCCTAACCTAGAGCTAGGCGCTGATATGAATGCAAATGGCCTTGCTGGCTGTAACCGCTTCTTTGGCCAAGCTGAATACAAAGAAGGTAAAGTACGTCTAGATAAAATGGGTATGACTATGATGGCTTGCCCAGAGCCTGCAATGGCACTAGAAAACACTTTCGCACAAACACTGAGTGATTGGAGTGAAGCAACAATTAGCGGCAACCAACTGACGCTAAAAGGTGCTGAGCACACGCTAACATTCGAGCGTGACGCTAAATAATATCCTGTAATGAGTACTGAAAATATTGAATCGCTATACTCAATATTTTCTAATGACATAAAAAAGCGAAGCATCTTTTATGCTTCGCTTTTTTTATGCCGCGTGGTCACACCCTATTATTAACTGTCAGCATAATGTCACAAGATCTGAAGTTACCTCAGGAAGCACCTTGATACACCTAACTGCATTTCTACCAGCTGATTTCGCCTGATACAAAGCCGAGTCGGCAAGATTAAAAAGCGAATCTGGTGTTTGGTTATCGATCTTAATCACGGACACGACACCAACCGAAACAGTCACAACCTTGGCATGGCTTGCCGTTTTGTGTTCAATCGCTATCCGCTCTATAGCTGTTTTACATTGCTTTGCCACGACTTCTCCACGGGTAGTATTCGGCAGCAAGACAGCAAATTCTTCACCACCAATGCGCGCTATACGATCAGCTGGGCGCTTTAATACTCGCTCTAATTCTGTCGCCACTAACCGCAAACAACGATCGCCAGCTTGGTGTCCATAGGTATCATTAAATTGCTTAAAGCAATCTATATCAAAAATAAGCAAGGCTAACGGCTTAGATTCTCGTTTAGAGCGTAAAAACTCTTTCTCGAAGTACTCATCGAAATAGCGTCGATTCGCGATGCCAGTGAGTGCATCTGTTTTGGTTAGGCGCTCTAACTTTTCATTGGCTTCATTAAGTTGCGCATTCTTTTCATCTAAAGCCCTTTGCATCGCTTCATTTTTTCTTGCCGCAACAAACGCCATCCACGTTGATAAACCAAAGAAAACATTACCGAGAATAAATACCCACCAAGGTGTTTGTGTTCTACGAGCAGAGAAATACTGTCGACTTGGTACGGCTTCAAGTACCCAACGACGCCCAGCATAATTCATTACCGACCGCGTATAGCGATAGTGCGATAGCAACTCACCATGGGCACTACTCACTATGTCTCGTGAAAATAGCACTGACTTATTAGCCGGTATCGTGGCATCCCATAGCGTAATGGATATTTCTTGGTCTTCACCGCCTCTGTATATTGCAGAAAATATCGACTGAATGTCGAAAACCCCCAAGATAAAGCCCCGTAACGATTCTTCTTTATTTGCCTTAATCGGTATATTAAAAACAGGCACTAAAGCAAGCACCCCTATTCGATCATCGGGAGATTGAACCAACTTTATGCCTTCAGAAAGTTGCACATCCCCCGTATTTATTGCCCTGGACATGGCTTCACGACGACGAGAGTTTGAATTCAGATCATACCCCATTGCCGCTTCATTCATTTCTAGTGGTTCAAGATAAAAAACGGGGTAATAATAATCACGCTCTGTTGCTACCCCCATTTCCCCTGAACTTAAGCGCTCAGTAAATTGAAAACCATTGTAATGCGCACGACCTTGCGCCTCAACGGCAGCCCTTTCATCATGAGAAACACGCGGGATCCATTCCAGTGCTTGTACCTTAGTATGACGACTTAATATATAAGCGGATTCAGCGGCAAAAGATGATGATGAAATTATTTCGTTATTATCAAAGTGAGCTTTGAGCGCATAGACAGACTCAATATTAAATTTTAATCCCTTATAGTATGAAAGCGCTTTATCGTTTATTTCATCTTGAAATTCACGCTCGATGTTTTTTGTTTCTACCTGATAGAACAACCAAAAGAACACGCTGGATATTATGACCCCCATGATAGCTGAAATTAAGGTTATTCTGTAAAGTCGCTTTCCCATTGGAACCCTTTTTATTCATTTATCTTTCCATTGTTAGAACAAAAAAAATGTATTACCAGTCCCATGTTTCTGTTTTTTGCTATCACTAGCACTTTTCTTTTACTAATAAATAAAAAAGACGCACAATAAGTGCGTCTTTTAAACTT harbors:
- a CDS encoding CHASE domain-containing protein; protein product: MGKRLYRITLISAIMGVIISSVFFWLFYQVETKNIEREFQDEINDKALSYYKGLKFNIESVYALKAHFDNNEIISSSSFAAESAYILSRHTKVQALEWIPRVSHDERAAVEAQGRAHYNGFQFTERLSSGEMGVATERDYYYPVFYLEPLEMNEAAMGYDLNSNSRRREAMSRAINTGDVQLSEGIKLVQSPDDRIGVLALVPVFNIPIKANKEESLRGFILGVFDIQSIFSAIYRGGEDQEISITLWDATIPANKSVLFSRDIVSSAHGELLSHYRYTRSVMNYAGRRWVLEAVPSRQYFSARRTQTPWWVFILGNVFFGLSTWMAFVAARKNEAMQRALDEKNAQLNEANEKLERLTKTDALTGIANRRYFDEYFEKEFLRSKRESKPLALLIFDIDCFKQFNDTYGHQAGDRCLRLVATELERVLKRPADRIARIGGEEFAVLLPNTTRGEVVAKQCKTAIERIAIEHKTASHAKVVTVSVGVVSVIKIDNQTPDSLFNLADSALYQAKSAGRNAVRCIKVLPEVTSDLVTLC
- a CDS encoding META domain-containing protein yields the protein MKKRFLAALALPVILAACASNNTAQVASEQALINNNWVLTQVDSKTLELPEPMKAPNLELGADMNANGLAGCNRFFGQAEYKEGKVRLDKMGMTMMACPEPAMALENTFAQTLSDWSEATISGNQLTLKGAEHTLTFERDAK